The window AAGAACAAGACCAGAACAGCTTTTTgcccataaaaataaaagacctTTAAGTTGCTTTTAGTTGGTAAGAGACCTTTTTATTAGATTTACTTTATTAGATTGGTTTGTGCCCCAGTAATGAGTATAGGACATACTGGAACAGTACCACCATCAAATGAAATCATACACATATGCTGCAGTATATGTTCCActaaaaaagataaaattgGATAAACTTGTGTGGCAGTTAGGGAtgataaagaaagacagagaaatacCATGGTcacaatatttttaaatcagaGTATTGTTAAGTATTTCAGATTAGATATATTTAAATAATGGCCCTATGAAGCTGTAATGTTCCAAGTGCTTGTGTTTCACAGGAGTAGTATACAGGACtaaaaattaacaaatgtaaataagtttttttttttttaacatttcttcttttttacttttcaaagGCATTTCTTGCGACTATAGTACTTGCCAGACAAACTGAGCCAGCAGGTTAGAAAGTTAAGGAGTAACGACTCTCTTCTCCTTTGACATTCTGGATGGATAATGAAATCCaaataatgaaattatgaaTGATCAAGTAAAGTAAATTTTTCTTTGGGTCCTGAGAATCAAATCCCTGTACTGTAAAATaagtatacatacatatatatgccTTTTTTCTTGGATTTTGAGATGATACTGTTGCAACAATGGAAGTTTAACTTGTTTAATATCGAGGCTGCTGGATTGTAGTGGTTTAATCCTTATTATTAAACCTTACTGATCTGATATGATACAGTATTAATCTATGATGTTCAATGatattacatttatgttgttACTGCTGGCTTTGTCCATATTACCAGTGTGTCTTGCACCCACTGATCATTTTAATTAGAGAGTGAGGAATTTGTCAGCCAATGTCTCTAGCCTCAAAGGTCTCAGAGTCACCATTTTCAGGTCTGAAAGTCAAAGTAGCATTTTGGTGCTATGGTCTGGATTGGGGGTATGCTGAAATTCAAGAGGAGTTTGTGGTAAATCTTTCCATTACACGTCACCGAAGAGCTGGTCAGTAGTCAGTCCAAGTGCTTCTCAGCGCACAGAATTTGACAGTACATCAGCATGGAGAATACCAGGGCCAAGAtctgacagaagcagagaaggTGTAAATGTCAACTGAAATGATAACTCGCCAGAGATTAAAAACTTAGCAACAGCTCTAATTACTTTTCGAACAGCCATTTCCTCACAGAATCTTTTTCAGAGGTTCCTCCAAAaagtaatatttaaaaagtaataATTCATTAAATGTAGATTAtctcacaaatacaaaaatcatgactaaattattttatgtataCTTtccataacaaaaaaaattaaaacccaCTCAGAGTCACAAAACCTATTTGATCACTAAACTGAAGGTAACACTACATATATAGTTTCCTTATGCTTATGCTTTATATATGAGAACTATAGTgtgttacttttatgaaatcaataaactttaaccagaaaacaacaattttttattttccatttttaacaaagcaaaacatgcaCTACCAGTTtaaagtttggacacaccttctccttcagtggtttttctttatttttgttattttcaacattGTACATTAATACCGAAGACATCCAAACTATGAAGGAACATGTGTGGAattatgtagtaaacaaaaacatgttagaTAAcccaaaatatgttttatattttcaattcTTCAAAGTAGCCACCGTTTGCTTTGATGAAAGCTTTGCACACCCTTGGCATTCTCTCTATCAGCCTCATGTAGTAGTAGTCACCTGGAATGGTTTTCCCAGAGATGTTGAGGACTTGTTGACTcctttttcttcactctctggTCCAACTCATCCCAAACCATTTCAACTGGATTTAGATTGGACAATAGTGGAGGCCAGGTCATCTGATgcagcactccatcactctTCTTCTTGGACAAATAGCCCTTACATAACCTAGAGGTGTGCTTGGGGTCAAATGATGGTCCCACTAAGCACAAACCAGATGGGATGGCATGTTGCTGCAAAATTCTGTGTTAGCCATGCTGATTAAGTATGACTAAGTTGCCAACAATGTCACAAGCAAAGCACCCCCACACCACCACACTTCCTCCACGCTTCACAGTGGGAACCATACATTCAGGAACTGTCTATTCACCCTCTCTACATCTAAAAAAGACATGGTGGTCAGAACCAAAGAGagccaaaaaaaaccaaaaatttaaaatttggaCAGACCAAAGGACAGTTTTCAACTGACCTAATGAGCATTCTTTGTGTTTCTTGGTCCAAGGAAGcctcttctgcttgttgttcttcCACAGTAATGGCTTCTTTGCTACAATTCGACCATGAAGGCCTGACTCACACAGTCTCCTCTGAACAGTGGATGTTGAAATATGCCAGTAGCATTCATGTGGGCTCTAATGTGAGGTGCTGTAAATTGGCAGTTTCTGTAGCTGGTAATTCTCACAAATATATCCTCAGCAGTGGAGGTAGCTCTTGGTCTTCCTTTCCTGGGACAGTCCTCATGAGAGCCAGTTTCATCATAGCGTTTGATGGTTTTGGCAACTGCACTTGGGTATACATGGGAATGAATGTTTCTTGCCATTATATGGATTTGTACAGAACAAATGGTCTAAAGCAAATTAAGAATGCAAAAGATGGCACAAATTCACTCTTGAGGAGTCTCTCTGAATGGTTTTCAATTCACAGGTGTGAAGTGAAAACCATTCAAAGGGACTCCTTCGTGAATCTGATGAGAGAAtgccaagagtgtgcaaagTTATCAAAGCTAAATGTGGCTACTTTGGacaatctaaaatataaaacttatTGTAGATTCTTTAACaattttttgtttactacataatTCCTTAcaggatagatagatagatagatagatagatagatagatagatagatagatagatagatatgatgaaaaaaaaatacctgcaCAACACCAATACACACTCCAAACACCAGGACTGAGGGGATGTTGTCTAGAAGCCACTGCCTGGCCTTTTGATAACATGGctgcagaagacaaacagagacagtgtGTTTAAGGGAGGGCAGGAATGGGGTAAGAAAGCTCACTTAGATATCAGTAACAGATTAGCTTCACATAGATATTTGCATGATATTTTTTGATATGATATTGATTAATGGGCAAATAGAATATACCAACAAATGCACTGAGGTAATCATCTCAGAAaccatttaaaagaaaattccAGTTTAGTATGACAACTTTAGTCATACAGCTGTTATGGCCATCATTCCTGTGagcaaaatgacattttactcAGATTTGTTGCTGAGGTCTGAGAATACAGCAATAGACAAACAATAGATTTTTTGTTAGCCAAGCTAaatttggaaataaaacaaagaacatgtctgtggagattctcagtcatccaggtcatattcactcaaagaatATGAGTGTacttcacaagtccagatgccttgctttaactctttgtgtgaaaacaaagaacagtACAAAGAGTCAAATTATTCCCCATACTACAACTCTAAAGATCCCTCTTAGTTTGTAGACAAACTTCCTGCTTCAAATTTGACTTGTGCTTAAATGTACTTTTGTGCACACAGTTTTCTTGTGCAATATGTGATTATTAGCATTTCAGGTGCACTCATTCTCAGTCTGACTGAGTACTAACTGAAATAAAGTGGTATAGATAATCTGGCTTGTTTCCAGTGTATATCTGATCATCTGACTGAAGATGTCAGttgtttcaatttcaatttatttatatagcaccttatacaatcaaaattgtctctagaggctttacagagacccagagcaagcagacagtggcaaggaaaaactgtgaGAACAATGCTATTAATATAGAAAAATGACCCAAGCTATAATAAATTGGAATTCTCCATAAAGTTGCAGTCgcagtgtgtgaatgtaaattgATAAAACACATTGCTGCCATTTGGCTTAAACAGTTAGTGACAAGGTCAACATCAGTGCTTTGTGCAAACTCTTTTGAAGCTCCACAACTCTctcaaaaaaatctgaatttacaCATGAAGAATTCAAGGGATGTTTGATTCTATTCCATGTTTTTAACAGCTCAACGTGTACTTAGGGTTGCCAACTCTCATGCTTCTGACATGTCGCACACTCTCACTCTGCCCAAACAGACCAAAACACTGCGACAGCaacaattcaatttaatttcaattcagtttatttatatagtgccaaatcaatttgagcagatctagaccaaactcttcaatcTGATTTTTGGTAcggagagacccaacaaaacccagATGAGCACTTGGCGAtagtggcgaggaaaaacatCCTTTCAGAAGGCAAAAACCTCGCAGCAGATACTGCCTCAatgtgggcagccatctgccttgaccagttgtGAGAGAgaagatagatagagagagagagagggtacATAGACAGATGCACAACAACAGagagtattggaatgacaatgacagtattaacaataacaatgatgatagtagtagtagtataataataatgtagaaatataacaggtggtcAAGCAGTCGTCattgtcaagcaggaccacacGAGGAGGTCCAGACACTGTCCATGGGAACCCGAGACACGTGTCATTGCAATATTCAAAGACTGGCCGGTGGACAAGTATACAGGGAAACTGCTGTTATGGATAAAAAGAATTTCAACACTTCTAGTTTCACTGAGTACTTTGTATGtccacaatttaaaaaacaaaacaaacaaacaaaaacaaaaaaaaaccaacaacaaagcAGTTACTTATCTAATCTAGACAATTAGGCTATAATCACTACTAGATCCTCAAGAGAGAAGTGTTTATCATATACATGAATCAAATTATGTACGTGGTAGAAAATAGTTCATTGGTATGAGAAATTGTGAAAACTCATGATTATCAATtatatattcagtttatttgcatAGGTTaacctctctgtgtctctatgtaatataatgtaaaGTACATAAAGAAAGTTTGATGTAATTTGTGGAATACATGGGTAGCATAATATAGTATTACTACTAGCTAAGTACAGAAAATTTTAGTAAGGAGCACACAGCTAGATATAATAGAGAAGATGTgataaatgaagacaaaatttGTGGTGTTTCTGGATAGGCTCAGTCCTGACAGTTGTGCTACTAATGCATAAAGTTAGTGTTTGTAGATCATTTTTAAGTTTGTTAACACATATTTTTGTAGGTTGAgtggtgtaaaataaaaaggccTGACTCCTCACCTCACTACAAGTCAAACTCCTGGCGTGAAATTACTAGGACAGCTATCAATCATGGATTAATTAATTGACAAACCCGAGGTAtgacaaacatatttaaaaaaattaacaacatatttgttttgtgtgtgaatgagtgaaagaGTTTGTGAGCCTTGTGAGCTTTCAATGAAATGGGGTAGTTTTGATATTGGAAGCAACATGTCTTTGACTTTTATTTGTGAATAAGTCTTGTTCCTTGTGTGGAGCACGACTTGCATTGCAAGTACTATCTAGTAGTGCTGGGGCGAGGAGAGGCGTAAGCAAAAGAGATTAGTGTCATGGTATAACTCTGAGCATCAGCAAATTAATGTAAAACGCATAAAAACTTGATCTAGAAAGTTAGTCTTAAATTATATAGGAAGCCCGGTATATCTGTACTCTGtattaagctggtttcagtcttatttatcagatcagtCTCACTTTGGTCATGTTAACAATGAATCCTCCATACACGCTAAAGTTAGACTTGGAGCTCCCCAAGTTATTGTGCTGGACTCTTAACATCTCAGAAACAATTTATTTAGTGATATAGTTATCCTGGATGGCCTTACCTTGGCCTCCAGCCCAACCATAAGGAATCTAGGATTTAACTTTGATCAcgatatgtcctttaactcacacatagcacAACTTTCAAGGACTGCCTTTTTTCACTTCCACAACATTGCAGAaaatttcttgaatttccctcgggattaataaagtatctatctatctgtctgtctatctgtctatctatctatctatctatctatctaagatAGCCACATTATTtctcagaaagatgcagaataATTAGTCCACACATTTCTTACTTaaaggctggactactgcaactctcTGTTATCAAGCTGCCCCAAAAggtctctaaagactctccagctaataCAACATGCTGCTGAATGTGTACTTACAAGAACTCGTATTAGAGACTTCTCTGCACTGGCTGCCAGAATAGAATTTAAAATTGTgctcctcacatataaagccctgaatggtcAGGCACTGTTatatcttaaagagctcatagtaTCCTATTATCTAACTGGAACTCTATGCCCCCAGGTACTGAACTTCTAACGTATGGTCTCTGGAGTCTCCCAAAGTAgaatgggaaccagagcctttgAAACCATCTTCCGATTTCGGTCCACAAGACACATACCCAATCTACATTTCAGAGAGCTTCAGAGCGTAAAACTtccctttttgataaagcttacaGTTATGGCTGACCTAGGATAACCCTAGTTATGCTGCAATAGGTTTAGActgggggatctcccatgatgcaccaaGCTtttgttgggatctctggccatgtgctctgaagaacaatagagaggcctacatgtaacccaagAGACCTGAGCTAGAGTGACAAACCGTTAGAGACCCCCACCCATGACGTACACCTAGTCATAAatcctgaattcaaactcagaaccgcacggacattggctgtgtgccagccatctccacagggttggtgacgtcactcaggtaataaaaggtcactgcgacccTCAGTCTTTGCTTTTTCCCTGTGCTTGCTGTGACAGtaagagctgctccaggctctccgAGGTGTCCAGctcgccgaaagggagcaacagtcaaacgtttgattattatcatcactatAAAATCCTAGGTCACAGTTCTTaaactcgcaggccgagaaacagacttCTGcgtttttttgtaacttttcctttttttcttctgccgacgtggatcgctgcaatcagctgatcgcatgTTAACAAGCTGCGTGCTGACTTTgtttaaggacgaaacaaagttagatttttttcttcatcagtgATTTTTCCTCGCTGCCACCGAGGAACACACAGTGAGACGCCGCATCGCCAAAGGAGTGAAACAACAGACCGCCAGCACCCCGCTGAGGACAATGCGGCGAATGTTTAAATTGATTATTAATTTTCCAACTCCGAAGGACCGGAGcaactcacagtaagaggcttatgtctgggcatTATTAAGGCATTATTAAGGCAGACGCATTATTAAGGCAGAgacagtgtaaagtagggttatttacacatgattttctttgacttatatgtgctgcaatcatttaatttttgttaccagCATTAAGATAGAGTTGCTAACGTGTGACTCTCGTTTAtatgtgctgcaatcatttaataAAGAGTTCCTGTGTGACTTTTGCTTGTAAGAGCCgcactcatttaatttttgttaccgaTCACTCAAATCCATCAGTTCTGTGAGCTTGCACGTCACCggttaaaagaccaatatctgagcagataaactccggtttactgactccgctattgtgtggtgatagtgtgagactcaaaagaactgaagtggtgATCTTTGCTGGGTTCTTAATTCTTTAAGTTCCTCTTCTATCTTTATCTCTCCCTCAAatttttacatgggcatgagtccgagcacgcgatcacaAATCTCCTCACGAGACACGTGACACTCGAGGATCTTTgcctttgtagtctttgtttgccacgtCAGCCACATTATGTGGGCAATggccatcttggctctgagctgcacgtCCTGCGTGCCACTTTATCGCCATCTTGGTCTTGCTGACGTCACTCACGCGACGACCCGGTATCTTGGCTTCGAGGGACACGCCCCCCGTGACATCCCTCTGCCATCCTGGTCTCCAccgctatctctctctctctctctctcacacacacacacacacacacacacacatatacccatgtatagatatactcttgctgctgtacctgtgttccTAGTTAatccctagttaatagttaatgtgtgttgataaacttagattataatagtgtttattacaaagtgatacttatctatggatggttgttgctggttaataaatcctgttttagtttaacctgtcgttgtctgtggttattgtgtatgttcttgtaataacagctgaattcatgacagtcagagctcggaatcatccttcataattttaagagactgttatttcctattaattaatttggctattggtccctggtgacagggtggtgccccgatttttatgtgtataaagcatacactgattttgcgTTAATGATTATTAACAATAATCATTGATTATTCTGCCAATAACCAATTTGCTCCTACTGGTGTACACTTTCACACAAcactttcctctcctcctctaactctccttaTGTACATATGCATGTCCGATGTCCATGTCTCTAAGGTTTCTGGATTATAAGTGgcaagtttttccttgccaccatcgccaagtgcttgctcataggggaatgttgggtctctctgtaggCCAAACTAAAGAGTATGGTCTATACCTGCTTTAACTGAGACTGCACATAAGTACCTCTCTGCGTTTATATGACTTGCAATCAAGACCACAGCAGTATGAATATCCCAGCATTTGACCTTTCCATTCTGAGTGTGTCATAAGAGAAAAATGGCCACTGTATGGATATTATCATCACATGTGAAGCCATTCAGACACACTTAGGCATGATGCAAATCtatatttcatttgaaaaattagcaaactgaaaacagaattttCACTCCTCTAGACTCTCAGTGCATCAAAATCCCCTTGTGTAATTGAACAGCAAACCAACCTCACTCCATCCTTCATCACACTGGTTTGTTccaacagagcagcaggatgaCGGCAGCGTTCCATTCAGCACATCATACCAGTCTGTTTTGTTAGTTACTCCACAGCATTTGAACTTGGATAAGAGAcagtaaaatacaaaaagtagaGTAAAACACCACTTAACTATATAAAACATCTATATGCTGCTGTAATGGGTTATGTATTTGTATTGAACCATCACAGCAGTTGCACAGCTGAAAGCAGTCAGACACAGGTAATACAATGCAAACAGCTGCCAAAAGACTACACAGCATGTACACTGATATGTGTTATATGGAACCTAATTATTACTAATAGttattattctatttattcTGTGTCTTCAATTTTATAGAACAGATTGCGACCTATTGCCGATTGGGAAAATATCGGCTCAGTGTTTGTATAGTGTAATGTACTGTGTAGTGTAGTGTATTCTACAGTCTCTAACATATTCTTATGCAGTGTAAGAAGTAATGGATTTTTTTGGTAAGAGTGCTCACCATTTTCTGGACACTATCCCAGGATTTTTTCAGTCCTGGTTCTGATTTATAAATCTTCATACCTTCCTTTAATTCACCTTGTGCTTTGGAATCCAGCtagcaaaagagaaaaaaacaaagacagttaTTGTTAATCCATCAATAATCTCTTCCACTAAACTATACTTACACTTTGTAGGGTCACTGGGCCTTGAGTAGGTTTGGATACCGTACTCAGTGCTTTTAAGGGTACCGAACTGACTACTTTGGTACTACTGAGTAGTCATTCATGTCAGCTAAATAAGGGAGAAATAAGACAACGTGAATGCTGCAGTTTGTTCAAGTTATGCTGACTCAGGGTAATGAGAAGCCAAACAAGGTCACAAGTATGGTTACACTTTGAAAAGCTCAACACAGACACCACTTGCTGCAATATTTGTAATATGAAATGCAAAGCTGGCCAAAGCATCACATCTAACCTGAGGAAAAACCtgatcaaacacaaaatatgtctaAATGATGCAGAGTGTATCATGTTTGATAGCCTAAAATTCCCTTGCAATAGGGGAAGCTGTTAGTTCACCTGTAGCTAAGTTAAATCAACCATGAATGATGAAATTTCAAGTGAGGCATCAACAACTTCAGGTAATTAACTAGCAGGTAATTAATTAGCTGGCTGGATAAGTTGTTGCAAAAAACTGGGCTTTTTTACTGTCTGGCTTGATGTCAGCTGAGCTTTTTTACACTCAGCCACTGTCTCACTCTTGATGCAGTCACATCATTTTTGTGATGGCATTTTTAAGAAAACTGGATACAgtatgatttaaaaatgtgacatgttaATGCATATCAACAAAGTATGACATTCTGTACTCACAGAGTTTggagtttcagttcagttctcgtttttattttaaatggcaAATGGATTATGCTTATATAGTGCCCTTCTAGTCTGCCACTCAAAGCACTTGCCAGCGTTACCTATTCACACAAATGCTGGCTGGCTACACTGGTAGCATgataccatgcaaggtgccacctgctcatcagtgGCATTTACATACCAGTGAAAGAGCCTTTGGGAGCAATTTGGGATTCTGTGTCTGGTCCAAGGACATTTCAACATGTAGACTTGAACCACCGACCTTCCAACTGGTGGACCTCCAGAACCACAGCCACACATTTTGTAGTTTACTGTTCTTGTGTGTTCTTTTCCTTTACAACTCTGCCTTTGTCTTTTCCCCACCCTTTGCATCACCCTGATTACTGTCACTTGTGTCTTGTTTGGTTTCCTTCCCATGCGTATTTAgtatttcagaatcagaatcagaatcagaattcctctatttatccccaaagggaaattctttttcgtacagacattgcacttgcagtattcccgaccaagaaagaaaagtgaaaggtataaaaataggataaacaaaacaagataagtataaatctaaaatctaaaagtacaggtatttacacgtgttcaaaatttttaaaaaatgtaaaaatacaggtatgtacatgtgtaaaaacaatatatacattgtatatataaaatgagtgtgtccgtcacagtgctgagtagtttgatggcgacaggaAGGAATGATTTCACAAATTTATGAGGAGGCacaaaaactaaatcaaaaataaaccaGGGAGGGGAAAACAAGACACATGTGAAACTTATTAGGTTAATACAAATGGTGGGAAAAGACAGCAAACGTAAAGGAAATAAGACACAAGGATAAAacgacaaaataaaacaagaactaATTAAACAGAAACTCCAAACCATgacactgtttttaatttttaatgcattttcaacaagAAAAGGGACAATGGACAATGACCTATCTGTAACTACAGCTGTGCTGGATATATAGTTATGGCTCTGATCTATTTGATAAAATTGGCACCCACAAGTTTAATCTGCAGAATAGACTGTGCAAAGAAAATTCCAACTGACACACCATAACATACCCATGCCCATGTCTGTTCCACagcacatcacattttttttatattctcttTATTACATTCTCTTATACTGTACATCATATcgcctttttaaaaaaatatctttaactaaaatcttttttctcttttattttatttgactgttAGAAGTTGGGGTGTGCGAAAGCTTACCTTGTCACGGAACATGTGTATAACCAACATTAGAGTCACCTCTGTCAGAACCAGGAGTAGAAGGATCACAAAGAActgcaggacaaagaaaagcagcaggagaCTGACATTCTAGTGCACATTCTAGAGTACATATACAGATTATACCCACTGACATGTTAACTGCATCAAGATCAGAATATCTGAACATGGTCTAAATCATGCCCAGCATGGGCACACTGCTATAATTATTTAAGTTGGAAATCCAATTTCAGTCCAGGCCAATCTCTGCAGTCATTCCATTTACACAGATCACAAACTGCATGTGTttcattgatttcttttctgtttagtgTTCATGCCTGTAACatatcatttaattttattttcaaaaaaccccaaaacatccaaaatagttaaaaacagccacatgtcttcagttagttagttaggCAGTCCCAGGTAAATGACATGCTAGGATGGAAGATGTTAAATCATATCAGAAGCATGTAGT of the Scatophagus argus isolate fScaArg1 chromosome 16, fScaArg1.pri, whole genome shotgun sequence genome contains:
- the tspan4b gene encoding tetraspanin-4; amino-acid sequence: MSLSPRCLCCVKYLMFVFNLIFWLGGCGLFGVGVWLSFTQAEFSSLPLSFPSLSAANLLLVAGGITMVTGFLGCLGALKEQRCLLFLFFVILLLLVLTEVTLMLVIHMFRDKLDSKAQGELKEGMKIYKSEPGLKKSWDSVQKMFKCCGVTNKTDWYDVLNGTLPSSCCSVGTNQCDEGWSEPCYQKARQWLLDNIPSVLVFGVCIGVVQILALVFSMLMYCQILCAEKHLD